The nucleotide sequence TGCCGCCTCGTCAATTTCCCCATAATAGGGCCGTATGCCCGCGCCCGGTACATGTAGAATGGCAGGATATTTTCCTGGCTCCTTGGGCTTGGTAAGAATGCCATAGATTTTCCCTTTAATGTTGTCCAACCTCACATGGTAAACATCTACCTTATCGGTACAACGTTCGGGCATCAAGGTCAATACCGCGTTCATGGGAACTTGATTCAATTCTTCCCGATTTTTTTTCCAAAACGCCTCAAAATCTTTAGGTAAGGTGGTAGTGGGTTGTATTTTGTTTGGCGCAAAGCCCACTGTAGTGTAGGAGGAATATTCCTTTCCATCTACCTTAACTTTTACCGTACAACGCAGGAATCCAGGTTCGGTAAATTTTTTGGCCTTTATTTTGGTGGAATTGTTTTTGAGGATGCGGGTGCCTTCATCCCAAATTTTTAAGGTTCTATATCCTGGATCAGGTTGAATGGTATATTTAATTTCGATGCCGTCCAGGGGGACATTGTTTTTATAAACAGAAATTGAAAATTCGGCCTGATCGCCAAGAGAGTAAGTCCAGTCGGCATGGTTTGGACTCACCATGACCTCTACCAGTTCCTGGCGGGGTTGTGCACTTAAATAAAAGCTAAAAAGGAGAAAACACGCAAGGGCAGTAAAAATTTTCATTTTCATTTTTTTTGGTTGGTTTGTATTCAACATTCAGCTACACCGGGGGAGTATGCATAATATGGCATGATAGAAATTGGTAATGATTCCTTGCCACTTTTGAAAGATAATAAATATGGTTGAAATTTTGGTCTATAAATGAACAAGACCCCACAATGTGAGGTCTAGATTTTTATAAATGTTTGGATAATCTAAGACTTAGGACTCTGATTCGTCCATTTCCATAATCAAATTTGCAATAAGCGCCGTCCATCCCGTTTGATGAGATGCCCCAAGACCCTTGCCATTGTCACCATCAAAAAATTCGTAAAAGAGATGTTGGTTTTTGAAATGTTCATCTTTGGAGAAAAGTTTATTCCGGTCATCCGCATGGTATTGGAATTTACCTTCGGAATTGGGCTCGAACAACCTTACCAACCTTTTGGTAAGCTCATTGGCTATTTCATTTAGATTGAGTTTCTTTCCGGATCCAGTAGGGAATTCATATTGATAGGTAGGTCCATAGAAGGTATAATATTTTCGCAAGGACTGAATGATCATATAATTCAACGGCATCCAAATGGGACCCCGCCAATTGGAGTTGCCCCCAAACATATTGGACCTACTTTCACCAGGTTCGTAGTGAATGGTATAATGACCGTTGTGCTGAAATAC is from Arenibacter algicola and encodes:
- a CDS encoding acetylxylan esterase produces the protein MKIFTALACFLLFSFYLSAQPRQELVEVMVSPNHADWTYSLGDQAEFSISVYKNNVPLDGIEIKYTIQPDPGYRTLKIWDEGTRILKNNSTKIKAKKFTEPGFLRCTVKVKVDGKEYSSYTTVGFAPNKIQPTTTLPKDFEAFWKKNREELNQVPMNAVLTLMPERCTDKVDVYHVRLDNIKGKIYGILTKPKEPGKYPAILHVPGAGIRPYYGEIDEAAEGFISFTIGIHGIPVNLDQSVYDDLGKGALNGYQTFNLDDRDNAYYRRVYLGCVRAVDFIESVEGFNGEDIAVTGGSQGGALSIVTAGLDDRIDYLAAFYPALSDMTGFLHGRAGGWPQIFVDEFTNKPEKIEVSKYYDVVNFARFVKAPGWYSWGYNDNVCPPASTYSAYNVLTAPKELHLFQKTQHWTYPEQQDLRREWLFSKLKK